The following proteins come from a genomic window of Dongia rigui:
- a CDS encoding DMT family transporter, translating into MTTDHARQHRLGLAYVALSALLWSLSGLFMLSIKADLMTIIFLRGLVSGTAIMAIFALVEKRQALATLKAMRGPTLAAAVLAGASMIFGLSAIHYASVAEAMVIYATAPFMTAGIAYLFIREKASLATLIASCVAVCGVLFMVTGDGGSGSLLGKILAVLMSLAVAGLATVMRHYRNIQMLPAMAGGSFICALAAVPFIHLGSVTPTDFGLILLFGIVQNACGLALYVVGARRISAASASLITALEVPFTPLWTWIFMNDAPSQATLIGGAIVLVALFGHILAELRRPHAPVLGAV; encoded by the coding sequence ATGACCACCGACCACGCCAGGCAGCACCGGCTGGGCCTCGCCTATGTCGCCCTTTCGGCCCTGCTGTGGTCGCTCTCGGGCCTCTTCATGCTGTCGATCAAGGCCGACCTCATGACCATCATCTTCCTGCGTGGTCTTGTTTCCGGCACGGCCATCATGGCGATTTTCGCCCTGGTCGAGAAGCGCCAGGCCCTTGCTACACTGAAGGCGATGCGCGGGCCGACCTTGGCGGCAGCCGTTCTTGCCGGTGCCAGCATGATCTTCGGCCTCAGCGCCATTCACTATGCCTCGGTGGCCGAGGCGATGGTGATCTATGCCACCGCGCCCTTCATGACCGCCGGCATCGCCTATCTCTTCATCCGCGAGAAGGCGAGCCTCGCCACGCTCATCGCCAGCTGTGTGGCTGTCTGCGGCGTCCTCTTCATGGTGACGGGCGATGGCGGCAGCGGCTCACTCCTGGGCAAGATCCTCGCCGTGCTGATGTCGCTCGCCGTTGCGGGCCTTGCCACCGTCATGCGCCACTACCGCAACATCCAGATGCTCCCCGCCATGGCCGGCGGATCGTTCATCTGCGCACTGGCGGCGGTGCCGTTCATCCATCTGGGTTCCGTGACACCGACCGATTTCGGCCTCATCCTCCTCTTCGGCATCGTGCAGAATGCCTGCGGCCTCGCCCTCTATGTGGTGGGTGCAAGGCGCATCTCGGCTGCCTCCGCCAGCCTCATCACCGCGCTCGAAGTGCCCTTCACGCCGCTCTGGACCTGGATCTTCATGAATGACGCACCGTCACAAGCGACCCTCATCGGCGGCGCCATCGTGCTGGTGGCCTTGTTCGGCCACATCCTCGCCGAACTCCGCCGCCCGCATGCGCCCGTGCTGGGGGCGGTCTAG
- a CDS encoding dienelactone hydrolase family protein, with product MPSEIINYTGSGLNLRSELYLPAGPGRKSAVFVFPDVFGLGDHVRERAERLAKLGHVALACDIHGEGFLFDDINAAVDKLQPLYDDVAHFRGVGLAALAALAARPDVDPARMASIGFCFGGTMSLELARAGADIKAAVCFHGGLESKAPAAPGGVKARILACIGADDPFIPPAERAEFEAEMRSCGADWQMHLYGNTVHSFTNKQAAKRQLPDVVRYDAAADARSWAAMLELFDEVLVG from the coding sequence ATGCCGAGCGAAATCATCAACTATACGGGTAGCGGGCTGAACCTGCGCAGCGAGCTTTATCTGCCGGCAGGCCCCGGCCGTAAGTCGGCCGTGTTTGTTTTCCCCGACGTCTTCGGGCTGGGCGATCATGTGCGCGAGCGCGCCGAACGCCTCGCCAAGCTGGGCCATGTGGCGCTGGCCTGCGATATTCATGGCGAGGGCTTCCTGTTCGACGACATCAATGCCGCGGTCGATAAGCTGCAGCCGCTCTACGACGACGTCGCGCATTTCCGCGGGGTCGGGCTTGCAGCGCTGGCGGCCCTCGCTGCGCGACCGGATGTCGACCCAGCACGGATGGCCTCGATCGGGTTTTGCTTCGGCGGCACCATGTCGCTGGAACTGGCGCGCGCCGGCGCCGATATCAAGGCGGCGGTCTGTTTCCATGGCGGCCTGGAGAGCAAGGCGCCGGCCGCGCCCGGCGGGGTCAAGGCGCGCATCCTCGCCTGTATCGGCGCGGACGACCCCTTCATTCCCCCGGCAGAACGCGCCGAATTCGAAGCCGAGATGCGCAGCTGCGGTGCCGACTGGCAGATGCACCTCTACGGCAACACCGTCCACAGCTTCACCAACAAACAGGCCGCCAAACGCCAGTTGCCCGACGTCGTCCGCTATGACGCCGCCGCCGACGCCCGGTCCTGGGCCGCGATGCTGGAACTCTTCGACGAGGTGCTGGTGGGGTGA
- a CDS encoding SDR family NAD(P)-dependent oxidoreductase, with product MTHPALTSDSVAVITGGAAGIGLAIAKQFAQLGLRIVIADLGADKIARAVATIAAEAPKGTAAVLGVETDVSKLPDVQRLEVRVKAAFGGTDVLVNNAGIQPGSTILDGTDNWQRILGVNLWGVIHGVQTFVPAMIARGRPGLVINTGSKQGITTPPGDPAYNTSKAGVKVVTEALQHQLRNTAGCRISAHLLIPGFVFTELAAQGRTEKPAGAWTPDELAAFMMTRLAAGDFYILCPDNDVPRSLDERRILWAAGDIVENRPPLSRWHPDYGAAFAEFAKKG from the coding sequence ATGACGCATCCCGCTCTCACATCCGATTCCGTCGCCGTCATCACCGGCGGTGCTGCCGGTATTGGCCTCGCTATCGCCAAGCAGTTTGCGCAACTGGGCCTGCGCATCGTCATCGCCGATCTCGGGGCCGACAAAATCGCCCGCGCGGTTGCGACGATCGCGGCTGAGGCGCCCAAAGGGACCGCCGCCGTGCTGGGTGTCGAGACGGACGTCTCGAAGCTCCCCGATGTGCAACGTCTTGAGGTGCGGGTGAAGGCGGCCTTCGGCGGCACGGATGTGCTGGTCAACAATGCCGGCATCCAGCCCGGCAGCACGATCCTGGACGGCACCGACAACTGGCAGCGGATCCTCGGGGTCAATCTCTGGGGCGTCATCCATGGCGTGCAGACCTTCGTGCCGGCGATGATCGCGCGTGGCCGCCCCGGCCTCGTCATCAACACCGGCTCGAAGCAAGGCATCACCACGCCGCCGGGCGATCCCGCCTACAACACCTCGAAGGCCGGCGTGAAGGTGGTGACGGAAGCGCTGCAGCACCAGCTGCGCAACACGGCCGGCTGTCGCATCAGCGCACATCTCCTCATCCCCGGCTTCGTCTTCACCGAACTTGCTGCGCAAGGCCGCACCGAAAAGCCGGCCGGCGCCTGGACGCCCGATGAACTCGCTGCCTTCATGATGACGCGCCTCGCGGCCGGCGATTTCTACATCCTCTGCCCCGACAACGACGTCCCGCGCAGCCTCGACGAACGCCGCATCCTCTGGGCCGCCGGCGACATCGTGGAGAACCGCCCGCCGCTCTCACGCTGGCACCCTGATTACGGCGCGGCGTTTGCGGAATTTGCCAAGAAGGGGTGA
- a CDS encoding HPP family protein, protein MPTAPQKPGFFLPILAGATWRDRVIACLGAFAGICVTYLLCRLTPGSLTGDMAHLPYLVAPMGASAVLLFAVPASPLAQPWPIIGGNTISAAIGILVALLLPDPILAAGIAVALAIAVMSLCRCLHPPGGAAALLAVLGGHNVTDAGLLFALDPVAINAVLITLVGLGYHRLLKHNYPHKPLAAPVNTHGTTDAVPGLRIGFTAGDIDGALADLGEAFDIDRADLDQLLSRVELRALERSHGNLTCADIMSRDIVHVAPTTAIDEARALLLQRNLRMLPVVDSAGKVLGTVGLRELLKADADVAAVMSAAWTTTAEKPAIDLIAPLTDGKTHAAVITDAAHHLVGVVTQTDLLATLGRVPVAD, encoded by the coding sequence ATGCCCACCGCGCCGCAAAAGCCCGGCTTCTTCCTGCCGATTCTCGCCGGGGCCACCTGGCGCGACCGCGTCATCGCCTGCCTCGGTGCGTTTGCCGGCATCTGCGTCACCTATCTGCTGTGCCGCCTCACCCCGGGCAGCCTCACGGGTGACATGGCGCATCTCCCTTACCTGGTGGCGCCGATGGGGGCCAGTGCCGTGCTGCTCTTTGCCGTGCCGGCCAGTCCCCTCGCCCAGCCCTGGCCGATCATCGGCGGCAACACCATCTCGGCCGCCATCGGCATTCTGGTGGCGCTTCTCCTGCCGGATCCGATCCTCGCTGCCGGCATCGCCGTGGCACTGGCCATCGCCGTCATGTCGCTTTGCCGCTGCCTGCATCCGCCGGGCGGGGCGGCAGCACTCCTCGCCGTGCTGGGCGGGCACAACGTCACCGATGCCGGATTGCTCTTCGCGCTCGATCCGGTGGCGATCAATGCGGTGCTGATCACGCTGGTGGGTCTTGGCTATCACCGGCTGCTGAAGCACAACTATCCGCACAAGCCCTTGGCGGCGCCGGTCAACACCCATGGTACCACGGATGCCGTACCCGGCCTGCGCATCGGCTTCACCGCTGGCGATATCGACGGGGCATTGGCCGATCTCGGCGAAGCCTTCGACATCGACCGCGCCGATCTCGACCAGCTGCTCTCGCGCGTGGAACTGCGGGCTCTCGAACGCAGCCATGGCAACCTCACCTGCGCCGATATCATGTCGCGCGACATCGTCCATGTGGCGCCGACGACAGCGATCGACGAGGCGCGCGCCTTGCTGCTGCAGCGGAACCTGCGCATGCTGCCGGTCGTCGATTCTGCGGGAAAGGTCTTAGGCACCGTGGGCCTACGCGAATTGCTCAAGGCAGATGCCGATGTCGCTGCCGTCATGTCGGCGGCCTGGACGACAACCGCGGAAAAGCCGGCCATCGACCTCATCGCCCCCTTGACCGATGGCAAGACCCACGCCGCCGTCATCACCGATGCGGCGCATCATCTGGTCGGCGTGGTGACGCAGACCGATCTTCTGGCCACCCTCGGCCGTGTGCCAGTCGCCGACTGA
- a CDS encoding acetolactate synthase large subunit, producing MGKGSDLLVAALENEGVERIFGVPGEENLDVVESLRKSKIQLVLTRHEQAAAFMAATYGRLTGKPGVCIATLGPGALNFTTAAAYALLGGMPLVMITGQKGVKSSRQARFQIVDVVSAMRPLTKLTRQIVSVRTIPTTVREAFRVAMDERPGPVHLELPEDVAAEEADAAIIPPHALELPVAGAEALDRAAAMIKAAKRPLVMLGAAASRPRATADLAQFVIRTRIPFFTTQMGKGTVPGGTELYMGTAALSERDYVHDAIDRADLIITIGHDTIEKPPFIMGPQGPQVIHVGYQPATVEQVYFPQAEVVGDIGPSLRLLADRLEGKLPQAGALLPLRQTILARLADRATEDRFTPQRIVHDVRQVIPADGIVALDNGMYKIWFARNYRTTMANTLLLDNALATMGAGLPSAMMAAILYPQRRVLAVCGDGGFMMNSQEMETAVRLKLNLVVLILEDGAYGMIRWKQSVDAFPDFGMTFNNPDFVRYAESYGAKGHRVTAIGDFVPTLEAAFKAGGVHLVTVPIDYSENTRVLNQELANHVPASLD from the coding sequence ATGGGCAAGGGTTCGGATCTGTTGGTGGCGGCGCTGGAGAATGAGGGTGTCGAGCGCATCTTCGGTGTGCCGGGCGAGGAGAATCTCGATGTCGTCGAGAGCTTACGCAAATCCAAGATCCAGCTGGTCCTCACCCGCCACGAACAGGCGGCGGCCTTCATGGCGGCAACCTATGGGCGCCTCACCGGCAAGCCCGGCGTCTGCATCGCGACCCTGGGTCCCGGCGCCCTCAATTTCACCACGGCTGCAGCCTATGCGCTGCTGGGCGGCATGCCACTGGTGATGATTACCGGGCAGAAGGGTGTGAAATCCTCGCGCCAGGCGCGCTTCCAGATCGTCGATGTGGTGTCGGCGATGCGTCCCTTGACCAAGCTCACGCGCCAGATCGTCTCGGTGCGCACCATACCCACCACCGTGCGCGAAGCCTTCCGTGTCGCCATGGACGAGCGCCCGGGCCCGGTACATCTGGAACTCCCCGAAGACGTGGCGGCGGAGGAGGCGGATGCCGCCATCATCCCGCCCCATGCGCTGGAACTGCCCGTGGCCGGCGCAGAAGCCCTCGACCGCGCGGCGGCGATGATCAAGGCGGCGAAACGCCCGCTGGTGATGCTGGGGGCCGCGGCCTCGCGCCCGCGCGCCACAGCCGATCTCGCGCAATTCGTCATCCGCACGCGCATTCCCTTCTTCACGACGCAGATGGGCAAGGGCACCGTCCCCGGCGGGACCGAACTCTATATGGGGACGGCCGCCTTGTCGGAACGCGACTATGTGCACGACGCCATCGACCGCGCCGACCTCATCATCACCATCGGCCATGACACGATCGAAAAGCCGCCCTTCATCATGGGGCCGCAGGGACCGCAGGTCATTCACGTGGGCTACCAGCCGGCAACTGTCGAGCAGGTCTATTTCCCGCAAGCCGAGGTGGTGGGCGATATAGGCCCCAGCCTGCGCCTCCTCGCCGACCGTCTTGAGGGCAAGCTGCCGCAGGCCGGCGCGCTATTGCCCCTGCGCCAGACGATTCTGGCACGCCTCGCCGACCGCGCGACCGAAGATCGTTTCACGCCGCAACGCATCGTCCATGACGTGCGCCAGGTGATTCCGGCCGACGGCATCGTCGCCCTCGACAACGGCATGTACAAGATCTGGTTCGCGCGCAACTACCGCACGACCATGGCGAACACGCTGTTGCTCGACAATGCGCTGGCCACGATGGGCGCGGGGCTCCCCTCGGCGATGATGGCCGCCATTCTCTATCCCCAGCGCCGGGTGCTCGCGGTCTGCGGCGATGGCGGCTTCATGATGAACAGCCAGGAAATGGAAACGGCTGTGCGCCTGAAGCTCAACCTTGTCGTCCTCATCCTCGAGGACGGCGCCTATGGCATGATCCGCTGGAAGCAATCGGTCGACGCCTTCCCCGATTTCGGCATGACCTTCAACAACCCGGATTTCGTGCGCTATGCCGAAAGCTATGGCGCCAAGGGCCACCGGGTGACGGCGATTGGCGATTTCGTGCCGACTTTGGAGGCGGCCTTCAAGGCCGGCGGCGTGCATCTTGTGACGGTGCCGATCGATTACAGTGAGAACACCCGCGTCCTCAATCAGGAACTCGCCAACCACGTGCCGGCCAGCCTCGACTAA
- a CDS encoding PAS domain-containing protein, translating into MNSWYLPAGDEVDPRIASARVRALFNYWRSLGVPGTVPARSLVDPAAIKSLLPNLMIVDLSPEPLRIRYRLVGTEVVRFTGIEITGHYLDELEIDDFSEAELLAVYRKQRDDGWPVQGVAEYAIQGKRLLRTEYIICPLLDAQGKPSQAIVLEDYLLSHGIDLRTLPTARLRG; encoded by the coding sequence ATGAACAGCTGGTATCTCCCGGCAGGCGACGAGGTCGACCCGCGCATTGCCTCAGCGCGCGTCCGCGCGCTGTTCAACTATTGGCGCAGCCTGGGCGTGCCCGGCACCGTCCCCGCCCGCTCTCTGGTCGATCCGGCGGCAATCAAATCGCTGCTCCCCAATCTGATGATCGTCGACCTCAGCCCGGAACCCTTGCGCATCCGCTATCGCCTGGTCGGCACCGAGGTCGTGCGCTTCACCGGCATCGAAATCACCGGCCACTATCTTGACGAATTGGAGATCGACGACTTCAGCGAAGCGGAACTGCTCGCTGTCTACCGGAAGCAACGCGACGATGGCTGGCCGGTCCAGGGCGTTGCCGAATATGCGATCCAGGGCAAGCGCCTGCTGCGCACCGAATACATCATCTGCCCGCTGCTCGATGCGCAAGGGAAGCCCAGCCAGGCCATTGTGCTGGAGGACTACCTCCTCTCCCACGGCATCGACCTGCGCACATTGCCAACGGCCCGACTGCGCGGCTGA
- a CDS encoding DMT family transporter gives MPVPTTLTWRIACLANVAMLAFAANSLLCRLALGAGSIDAASFASLRMVSGAAVLALILRLRGGSVTAGGVMALRAAARPALMLFLYMACFSFAYLSLGAGTGALILFGAVQLTMFSVALLGGERFSALSWGGLALAFAGLVYLVLPGLHAPDPLGALLMVIAGLGWGFYSLLGRHAADPLLATARNFLMAVPPVLAVSLASLLLAPGIAHAQTRGVLLALASGALASGCGYVVWYALLPHLSAMRAATLQLSVPAIAALGGVLFLGEMLTQRLIFAAMATLGGVAIVLMQRHRPRG, from the coding sequence GTGCCCGTCCCGACCACGCTTACCTGGCGCATCGCCTGCCTTGCGAACGTCGCCATGCTGGCCTTTGCCGCCAATTCGCTGCTGTGCCGCTTGGCGCTGGGCGCCGGCAGCATCGATGCCGCGAGCTTTGCCAGCCTGCGCATGGTTTCAGGTGCCGCTGTCCTGGCGCTCATCCTGCGCCTGCGTGGTGGCTCGGTGACGGCGGGCGGCGTCATGGCATTGCGCGCTGCCGCGCGCCCGGCACTGATGCTCTTTCTCTACATGGCCTGTTTTTCCTTCGCCTATCTGTCGTTGGGCGCCGGCACGGGCGCCCTCATTCTCTTTGGCGCCGTGCAGCTCACCATGTTCTCGGTGGCGCTGCTCGGCGGCGAACGTTTCTCCGCCCTCTCCTGGGGTGGCCTTGCCCTGGCCTTTGCCGGCCTCGTCTATCTGGTGCTGCCGGGTCTCCATGCGCCCGATCCTCTTGGCGCGCTGCTGATGGTCATCGCCGGCCTCGGCTGGGGTTTCTATTCGCTGCTCGGCCGCCACGCCGCCGATCCACTGCTGGCGACCGCGCGCAACTTCCTCATGGCCGTGCCGCCGGTGCTTGCCGTCAGCCTGGCAAGCCTGCTGCTGGCGCCCGGCATAGCGCATGCCCAAACGCGGGGCGTGCTGCTGGCATTGGCGTCCGGTGCGCTCGCCTCTGGCTGCGGCTATGTCGTCTGGTACGCGCTGCTGCCGCATCTCAGCGCCATGCGCGCCGCCACCTTGCAGCTCTCGGTGCCGGCCATCGCCGCCCTGGGCGGCGTGCTGTTCCTGGGCGAGATGCTGACCCAGCGCCTCATCTTCGCCGCCATGGCCACCTTGGGCGGTGTCGCCATCGTCCTCATGCAGCGCCATCGGCCGAGGGGCTGA
- a CDS encoding MFS transporter: protein MTDATSPNGHAKPGRPEQLATRLSFFFIGVTLANWAALVPFAKLRTGLDDTWLGFLLLCLGAGSIIAMPISGALSTRFGCRAVILVCGLAVALLLLPLSFLASGVLMAVSLFAFGAAVGACEVAMNIQAVIVEKGADRPLMSGFHGCFSLGGFAGAGSMSLLLSLGVAPFTATLAIVIALIVILALAHRRNIAYGNEGGGGSPLFVLPHGIVLFIGFLCFVIFLAEGAMLDWSGQFLVSQRGFEATAAGTGYSAFAIAMTVGRFAGDWIVAHLGRSRILLLGGCGVTLGFLLAVLAPVDEAALLGFVLIGLGASNIVPVLYTAAGAQKVMSPSHAVAAITTIGYAGILVGPAAIGPVADWTSLSFAFGLIGALVLVVPLSARVIAAQMR from the coding sequence TTGACCGACGCGACTTCCCCGAACGGCCATGCCAAGCCCGGCCGCCCCGAACAATTGGCGACCCGCCTGTCCTTCTTTTTCATTGGCGTGACGCTGGCCAATTGGGCGGCGCTGGTCCCCTTCGCCAAGCTGCGCACCGGGCTTGACGATACGTGGCTGGGCTTCCTGCTGCTGTGCCTGGGTGCCGGGTCGATCATCGCCATGCCGATTTCGGGGGCGCTTTCCACCCGCTTCGGCTGCCGTGCGGTGATCCTGGTGTGCGGCTTGGCTGTTGCCCTGCTGCTGTTGCCGCTCAGTTTTCTTGCCAGCGGCGTGCTGATGGCGGTCTCGCTCTTTGCCTTCGGTGCCGCGGTCGGTGCCTGCGAGGTGGCGATGAACATCCAGGCGGTGATCGTCGAAAAGGGCGCCGACCGGCCCTTGATGTCGGGCTTTCACGGCTGCTTCAGCCTGGGTGGCTTTGCCGGTGCCGGCAGCATGAGCCTGCTGCTCTCGCTGGGTGTGGCACCTTTCACCGCGACCTTGGCGATCGTCATCGCCCTCATCGTCATCCTGGCGCTGGCGCATCGGCGCAACATCGCTTACGGCAACGAAGGTGGCGGCGGTTCACCGCTCTTCGTCCTGCCGCATGGCATCGTCCTCTTCATCGGCTTCCTCTGTTTCGTCATCTTCCTCGCCGAAGGGGCGATGCTGGATTGGAGCGGCCAGTTCCTGGTCAGCCAGCGCGGCTTCGAGGCGACGGCCGCTGGCACCGGCTACAGTGCCTTCGCCATCGCCATGACCGTGGGGCGCTTCGCCGGCGATTGGATCGTGGCGCATCTCGGGCGCTCCCGAATTCTGCTGCTGGGCGGCTGCGGCGTGACGCTGGGTTTCCTCCTTGCCGTGCTGGCGCCCGTCGACGAAGCCGCCTTGCTCGGCTTCGTGCTCATCGGGCTCGGCGCCTCCAACATCGTGCCGGTGCTCTATACCGCCGCCGGCGCGCAAAAGGTGATGTCGCCAAGCCACGCGGTCGCTGCCATCACCACCATCGGCTATGCCGGCATCCTGGTGGGGCCGGCGGCGATCGGCCCGGTTGCCGACTGGACCAGCCTCAGCTTCGCCTTCGGCCTGATCGGTGCGCTGGTTCTGGTCGTTCCGCTAAGTGCCCGGGTCATTGCCGCGCAGATGCGCTGA
- a CDS encoding DUF1223 domain-containing protein: MWQRQVFRAQVLMALAFAGLFAGPAVAETRPVVVELFTSQGCSSCPPADANLIRLMDRPDILALSFAVTYWNDLGWDDTFSKQAFTDRQFAYEGPLGRQSAYTPQMVIDGTADSVGHDLSEVEALVTRAAAAQSSEPAIDVAGEKIVVAAAASPARAADVWLVRYDPGIAEVPVARGENRRRVLQIGHAVRELTRLGTWSGAALSLDLPPAQEGRELAGAILVQDGPGGHILAARKL; encoded by the coding sequence ATGTGGCAAAGGCAGGTGTTTCGGGCGCAAGTGTTGATGGCCCTGGCTTTTGCGGGGTTGTTCGCTGGCCCGGCCGTGGCCGAGACACGCCCGGTGGTGGTCGAGTTGTTCACCAGCCAGGGCTGTTCGTCCTGCCCGCCGGCGGATGCCAATCTGATCCGCTTGATGGACCGGCCGGATATCCTGGCGCTGAGCTTCGCCGTCACCTATTGGAACGATCTGGGTTGGGACGACACATTCTCAAAGCAGGCCTTCACCGACCGTCAATTCGCCTATGAAGGGCCGCTTGGCCGCCAGAGCGCCTACACGCCGCAGATGGTGATCGATGGGACTGCCGACAGCGTTGGCCATGACTTGTCTGAAGTGGAAGCATTGGTCACCCGCGCCGCCGCTGCGCAATCAAGTGAACCAGCGATCGATGTGGCGGGCGAGAAGATCGTCGTCGCGGCTGCGGCATCGCCGGCACGGGCCGCCGATGTGTGGCTGGTGCGTTACGACCCTGGCATTGCCGAGGTACCCGTGGCGCGCGGCGAGAATCGCCGGCGCGTGCTGCAGATCGGCCATGCGGTGCGGGAACTGACGCGTCTTGGCACCTGGTCAGGTGCTGCGCTGAGCCTCGATCTGCCGCCGGCGCAGGAAGGGCGTGAATTAGCCGGCGCCATCCTGGTGCAGGATGGCCCTGGCGGGCACATCCTCGCTGCACGCAAGCTCTAG